In Microplitis mediator isolate UGA2020A chromosome 9, iyMicMedi2.1, whole genome shotgun sequence, the DNA window gatttaataaaaaaaatttttcgaaaattattaaaatcgaaacaaaaaaaataacaaattatttcaCTGCTCAGTtccaaaattttcatatatgtttatttttataattatagatatctttgaaaaaaaagactaaaattttttttaccctttttgtaaaggaaaaaaataattttcaaaataaaaaaaaaaaatttccatgcaatatttgaaaaaagaaaaaatttctaaaatataaaattcaaatttttaataatttcgtaaattcaaattttgaaagataagattttgaaaataaaaaaatcaataatgcaaaaaaatcaaaaaaaaaaatttccataaataaataaaaatttttgataattccgtaaattcaaaaaaaattttcaatgtaataaaaaaatttccgaaaattTCCAGAATCAGAccacaaaaaagaaaaacaattttactattcagtttcaaaatttatatatatgttcatatttatttacatctctaaaaaaaattctgaaaatttttaactctggaaaaaaaaaatgattttggaaataaaaaaaaaaaccattaatgcgatgaattaaaaaaaaaattttcaaaaataaagtaaaaatttttaataatttcgtaaattcaaaaaaaattctcaatgagatgacaaaatttttttggaaaatttccagaatcaaaccaaaaaaaaaacaattttattactcagtttcaaaatttatatatatgttcatatttatttgtctcaaaaaaaaattctcaaatttttatctctttggagaaaaaaaacgattttgaaaataaaaaaaaaaatcattaatgcgatgaattaaaaaaaaaattttcaaaaataaattaaaaattttaaataatttcgtgaattcaaagaaaattctcaatgagatgaaaaaatttttttggaaaatttccagaatcaaaccaaaaaaaaaacaattttactactcagtttcaaaatttatatatatgttcatatttatttacatctctaaaaaaaagatcctaaaaattttttactcgagaaaaaaaacgattttgaaaataaaaaaaagcaataatgcgatgaataaaaaaaaaatttttcaaaaatttttaatcatttacaaaataaaaaaaattcatgttacatatatataatcaatatatatttatatataaaaagaacaaataaaaattaaaaaaaaaaaaaaaaaaaaccgtctaatatttttttcccaaaTTTACCACGCACCTGAAAGTTACGAAACTATACCACCTGAACAAATATACCGAAGTatactaaaatatatcaaaaaaaaaatttgattcacgTAGTATTGTTAAGTATAGTACGTAACAGTACAGTAAGcttatatttatctttatctAAAGGCTTCTGTCTCTCTCTGACTCACACTCGTCAGTCCCTTACGTACAAACGTGATCCGTTGGCGAGTACAACCTCGAAGCGTTCGTGTTTCGTGTGTTGTGACTCGAAAGAtctgttataatttttctctcaATTACAATACGCGACTAAAAAACGTaaccaataaatatataaatattttttttatttattttttttttattcaaaatatatatcgcaaACTGGCGGTAgtggagttgaaaaaaaaagtttataaattacgtgagttttaaattttgttagaaaaaaaaaatttttttactcaacatttttttttatgttttaaaagcATTTTACTGTAGAGTTTACGGGTGTGTGTTGtctgtgtgcgtgtgtgtgcttTAATATGCCGGGGATAGTGCGACGTAAATGCAATTACAACTTGACGCTTgctgataaatttatcatttttattaactaaataatttatatacatatatatatatataaaatatatgagtataggaaaaatatttttttcaaaaatttttaatacacttCTGACAAaactccattttttttatgaattaagtttggagtagaaaaaaaaaaaataaattttaattttttttttttgttggggAAAAAAAGACTCGCGTACGGCGTTctggtgattttttttttggtaatgaaaaattttggcggtgatttttaaaaaaattattaattagaattggttgtgaaaattttaaaagtgagGTTAGAATTGACTGCCGGTTGAAGTGGATCATAacctagtaattttttaaaattgtgatttggtgatttttttttaacgaaaatttGTGTTGTGATTTTGTGCCggtgatcgaaaaaaaattgggaaaaagttactagattttttatgtaaaagttACCAGAAGTTACTAGAGAAAGTTACTAGATTTTACCCTCCTGTGGCAGATTTTTACCAGAAAAGTAACTAGATTTGGTGCTGAAAATTTACTAGGCATGAATGGAAAGTTACTAGATTTAACACGAAAAGTCACTAGGTGcgatttgtttaaataaattgaagaaaGTAACTAgggtaatttaattaataaaatttctgacTTTGTCACTAGAAGAAGTTCTAGCGTTTTTACTAGGATACAGCTAGACTTTCCTGGAAAGTAACTAGattttaactttgaatttttcacaTTCTGGTGAAAATCTGCGATTTATAGGTTAACTTTAAAAAGTTACTAGAAAGTATCTAGATTGTTCATTAAAAAAGAATCTAGACTTTTTACTGTCACTGTTTTTATAGAAAGAAAGTGACCATTTTTTccacaaaaatataaaattcactAGATTTTGTGAAAAGTTACTAGACGAGAATAAAAGTTACTAGATTTTGTAACGaacttttatattaaaatttatttagtaattgATTGATTATAAGTTTGTAAATATGGTGATAAGTTACTAGATTTTATACTTcaccaaaaaattactagatgTTGACATTATTAATCGAAGTTAATAGTGAATTTGAGAAAGTGTAAAGTGCGACATTTGTAAATTTTGCGAGTGAGGAAATAACTAGGCTAGGGAAAATAAACAATAGTGACATCTAGTATTGGAAGccaaaaaatagtaataataattagtaccAAGTGTGATAAAAAAGTCCCTAGAGTAATGGATTGACATCGTTTTAACCAATGATGAAGGCAAATGGTACCAataatggtaattttattttattactagaCATAATGCCCTGGAAATTTTCTGGTGATTTCTAAAATCCATTTCTAGAAACACTTCCAGTGATTTTCTGTTATAAAAATCCCTAAGAATTTTCCGAGCTTAAAATTACCCAAGATATTTTCTAGAACTACTAGATGGTTTAGCCCAAAAATtccctagaaaatttttagtgatatGTGGTATCCATTTCTAGAAAAACTTTAGTGGCTTCCTGTGAAGAAAATCCCTGGGAATGTTTGGAGCTCAAAATTTCCTAAGATATTTTCTAGACCTACTAGAAAGTTTAGCCGGACAATTCCCTAGAACATTTTTAGTGATATGGGGTATCCATTTCTAGAAAAAATTCTAGTGATTTTCTGTCATAAAAATTCCCACGAATGTCCCGAGCTTAAAATTTCCCAGGATTTCTTCTAGAACTACTAGATAGTTTAGCCCATAAATTCCCTagaaaaatcaaaacataaaAATCACTAGactttgaatattataattttaaatattgtgaccttataattcaaatatcttcggaaatatcaataatatcaaaaatatcatagggaccttttttgtagcccttTTAATTCTCTTCGAAAAAGTTTCAGTTaactttttccaaaaaatgaatatttcgAGGTCTAGAGGCGTCGGAAGCTCAGTCAGAAAAATCCTGATGCTCGCTTcgaattcaataataaaaattaaaatatctttggAAATATCGcgaatatcaaaaaaatcacagagtaattttttgtagCTTTTGAAATTCTCTTCAAGAAAGGTCCAGATAACTTTACTCCTAAAGTTGATACAGAAAGCTCTGGAAGCGTCCCAAGTTGATAATCCTAATTCAGTTGAAAATCTCGTAGTTGATggtaataataaacataatttcTGAACTTATTAAAGGTTGTAGCCGTTTGAATACACCATTAGCAGCTACAACCACGCTGGAGGACCCAGGAACACCAGCGTCGTGGAAGGGCCCACCGGCAGGCTCTGAGGCGTCACCATTTACCCCTAATTCGGTCAATCAAGGCGGCGGACCTGGCGGTTATTCGTCAGGAGGACCCGGTGGTGGAGGCGGCAACCCTGGTTTTCAAGGGCCAAGTTCTTTTCCTGGTGGAGCCGGAAGTCCTGCCGGAGGGCCGGGTTATCAAGGAGGACCACCACCTGGTTCCGGAACCCCGCAGTACACGGCGTCCCCAGCACCAAGTGGGTCATCGACACCCGGACCTGGACCACAATCCAATCCCGGGTTCCCACCACCACCCAATAACTCAGGACTCTACAATGGACCTGGACCGAGTCCATTTGGATCACCTTCCGGACCGCCCCAGTTCGTTGGACGACCTGGGTCATCTGGACCACCCTTCGTACCACCAGGTGGGAATCCACATTTCCCATCACCTGGACAATTTCCTGGACCGCAGTATGGAATGCCACCAGGAAGTCCCTTCGGGCCTGGACATCCCATGGGTGGGCCCATGGGACCTGGACACCCGATGATGGGTCCTGGTGGTCCTGTGGACCGAATGGATCAAGGGTAAGTCtagtcatttattattttttttttaaattattcctaCACTTGAATGAATGTCTGAGCGACTGGACTCTGGTgactttattgatatttttttaatattctattattattattattgttattattattattattattattatcattattattattattataaaaaatgtcctACCTGAGCTACACGAGTGCTCTAATTACTCAACTGATAATTTAtccatggaaatttttttcttaacttatCGACGgctagtatttttaaatttacgcgGCAAAGTTCATTTGAATAttcgcgggaaatttaaattcaaatctttAAAGCTGAGCTTAATGCTTCCGACAGTTGTCGAGACATCTAGGAACTTTTTTTCcgtggattaaaaaaaattaatctagtaatttttttcgccaAAATTTCtagtgatttttaattttgtttctaatgaaatttttaaagctGATTTTCGAACCAGGGAATTTCTAGTGTTTTTTTCTAGTGACTGGTTttggaaactttttttttattttttttaatgaaattttttagttgatcGTTTGGTAAAAATTGttggaatttatattttaaataatttttttcgtgcaTCAGTAATTCTTTACAGCAAAAATCTagggaatttgaaaaaaaatatttcctagAAAAATTCAGGGATTTTTTGTcattagtgaaaatttatgGACAAAACTTTATCgagttatttttcttaataaagtTTGTCTATAAATTTTCTAGTGATTTTTCATCCTGCGAATatttctagaaaattttctagagaagttcaacttataaattataatattatgatttttttagtaaatttttgtaattcgttatgtaggaaattttttcctagAAATATTCTATCATTCACCAGATTGACTTCgggaatttctttattttatagaattcCTGGGGTAAATTCTCCAGGTAGTTTCTAGAAATTTTCTATCTAGAAAAAATATGAAGAATTAATTCTAGTGAATTTTCTAGGAAATTTTCAGTAACTCTTCATTATTTTCTAGTACAAATGAAAAACTTTTTAGTAACTttctcagggaattttttttcattttcgagAAATATTTTCTAGAATTTTCCGAGTAAATTTCCTACGgaatttatcgaaattttctgtcatgtcgaaaaaaattgacgaattatttttagtgaATTTTCTAGGAAATTAACAGAATTCTTCATTATTTTCTAGTACAAATGAGAAATTTTCTAGTAACTttctcagggaattttttgtcattttccAGAAATATTTTCTAGAATTTTCCGAGTAAATTTCCTACGGAATTTCTCGAAATTTTCTACcatgtcgaaaaaaattgacgaattatttttagtgaATTTTCTAGGAAATTCACAGAATTCTTCATTATTTTCTAGtacaaataagaaattttctaGTAACTttctcagggaattttttttcattttccagAAATATTTTCTAGATTTTTCCGAGTAAATTTCCTACCGAATTTCTCGAAATTTTCTACcatgtcgaaaaaaattgacgaattatttttagtgaATTCTCTAGGAAATTCACAGAATCCTTCATTATTTTCTAGtacaaataagaaaatttctaGCAACTTTCTCAGGGAATTTCTAGTAATTCTTTGTCATTTCCCAGAAATATTGTCTagaatttttcgattaaaattccTAGGTAATttctagaattttttatcatctagaTAAAATTTGACGAATTATATTTGGTGAATTTTCTAGGAAATTCCCAGTAATTCTTTATTGTTTTCTAGtacaattaagaaattttctaATCAATTTCCTAGGGAATTTCTAGTAATTGTTTGTAATTTTccagaaatattttatagaatcTTTCTAGGAAATTTTTAGGAATATTTCATCATTTCGTAGTGAAAATTTGCGGAGATTTCTAGTGAATTTTCTAGGAAATTCCTAataattcttatcattttcCAGTtccattttgaaaaattatcgcGTAAATTTCCTCGGGGATTTCTAGTCATTTTTCAACACTCTCTAGAACTTTACCCCTAGAATATTTCCTCGTTACTTTCCTCGAAAATTTCTGGTAACTTTCGAATACTTCCTAGGGATTTTTTCCCATATTTTGAAACTTACgcgaaaaattgaaaatatgccgaaatttttttccttttctaCAAAGACCTAAAAAATTAACAGccaattattgtaataaaatataattatactaaaaaaaaagtatcaaaagACTGAGATGATAAAAGTAAAGGAATGAGGTAGAGAATAAGGTATGGGATAACCAATTACTTGGCAATTAGTCGAGAGCAAGCAACAAGTAAAATGTCGCTATTTAACCTCTAtcttaattaactttttgtatttatttttaatttttttttctaattaatgaaattattttttttttctaattatttttattattacgataactaaaaatatgaaaactgTTTTACCggcaaaatgataaaatagttaaattaattacgttaATTAACATGTTTGCTTGACATTGAACAATTTGTAACTCTTGAGGTAGGCGGTCAAGTCGACGAGAGTTTAAGAGCATGCGAGTTAAACAAGTGAGTGAATGAGGGAGTAAGCGACCGAGTGAGTGAGTTAGAGCAATTGGGAGAGAGTTGGATAGAGCGCGAGTAGAAGTGGTAGTAGGGTAAAGTAGTGAGTTTAAGTGAGAGAGAAAAATAGTGGGAGAGAGAAAGAGGCCGTGGGAGAGTGAGTAAGAGGGAGGAAGTGAGAGAGAATGAGGGATCGAGGTCACTACTCCACCATCCGACCACCTGTGGAAGCTGTTTGGACGTTTGCGTAAACGATTCCATCACTTTTCAGTTGAAATAATGTAAGATCTTACATTAATCTTATAAATCTTTTGATTTTAACAGTTTCAATCGTTttgtcggttttttttttgctttacaCGCCTCGAACGCGAAGTAGAGAGGTCAAGctcgatttttttcattcaatttcaTAGTTGAGTTCGATATATTCAATTTAGAGTTTCGAGgtattaaatttcaagttcGATGTATCGAAATCCTGTTTCGATATGTTGAATTTTCAGTTCAATGTATCGATATATTGTTTCGATATATCAAATTGGAGTTTTGATGTATTGAATTTTaagttcgatatatcgatatacTGTTTCGATGTATTGGATTCTgagttcgatatatcgatgtactggttcgatatatcgaattagagtttcgatatatcgatatacTGTTCCtatatatcgatatatcgatgtactgtttcgatatatcgaattgGAGTTTCgatatattcaatttataacttcgatatatcgatatacTGTTTCAACATATCGAATTGGAGTTTCGATCTATTGAATTTTAAGTTCAATATATCGATATAAtgtttcgatatatcgaattttgatttcgatatatcgaatttgAGTTTCAATGTATCGAATTTGGAGTTCGATGTATCGAATTTAAGTTTCACTGTATCGAATTTTgagttcgatatatcgatataatGTTTTGATGTATAAAATTGACGTTAAGGAGTATCGAAGTTCGGGTTTGATATCTCGAATTTGTGGTTCGATATATCAATTCTAAATTTCGATACATTGATGACTTCGATCAATTGAATACAATGTATCGAAATTTAggttcgatatatcgattcaAATAACGATTTATTCATGTTTCATTTCGATATGTCGATGTACCCCTCGATATATTAATCTCTTATTTCGATAAATCGGATCCCGTTTCGATCGATCGATGTTTTGTTCTGATATATCGATGCTTGATTTTGATGTACAAAATTTAAGTTTCGTAGTATCAAATTTTAGGTTCGATACATCGATTCTAAGGTTTGATACATCGATGTTTGACTTCGATCTATTGAATGTAAGTTTCGATATATTGACTGTAGATTTTGATGTATCGAGTTTAGGTTTCGATTTATCGAATTGTAGGTTCAATGTATCGATGTTCTATTTTGATACATTGAATTTATGTAGCGatgtatcgatatatcgatgcTTCGATATCCAAAATCTAAATTTCGATGTATTGATCTTGAAATTCAATGTATCGATGTATGATTTCGATATATCGACTTTTCGACTCATAAAATTAACCAATCGATTATTATCACATTCGATAGATCGATTCATACAATTTCGATAATTtaactaaactattttttttttcgaattcaattattcgagttttattaatttgatgaGTACCCGAGTAAGTTGGgcctgttatttttttttttttttttttttttcaaattactccTCCCTTTTCTCCgctgattataaaaatttctaattatcaaaaaaaatttttcattaattttgaaatgattattttaattttttaatttttttaaagatcgtaaggtta includes these proteins:
- the LOC130674353 gene encoding uncharacterized protein LOC130674353, encoding MMKANGTNNGCSRLNTPLAATTTLEDPGTPASWKGPPAGSEASPFTPNSVNQGGGPGGYSSGGPGGGGGNPGFQGPSSFPGGAGSPAGGPGYQGGPPPGSGTPQYTASPAPSGSSTPGPGPQSNPGFPPPPNNSGLYNGPGPSPFGSPSGPPQFVGRPGSSGPPFVPPGGNPHFPSPGQFPGPQYGMPPGSPFGPGHPMGGPMGPGHPMMGPGGPVDRMDQG